AAGAGTAATACTTCTATGTGGAAACTACAGatcctgaaccaccaaaaaagaaagtcagccttctgctggtggcatctgactcagatgatgaaaatgaacacgcgtcagtccgcactgctttggattgttatcgagcataggcgcatgtcctctggaatggtggttgaagcatgaagggacatatgaatctttagcgcatcaggcatgtaaatatcttgcaacgctggctacaataGTACCAGGAGAACACcactcactttcaggtgacattgtcaacaggcagcattatttcctgcaaaatataaacaaacttgttcagccAACTGCTCAGTCAAACAAGAAATCAGGACtgtgtggacttgtaggctctaaagtttcacgttttatttttgaatgcaattatttttttgtacataattctacattcaagttcaactttcatggtaaagagattgctCTACAAATACTTGTATtgagtgaattgaaaaatagtatcACTTAGTTTTTTAAAGTACAGATATTTGTAATataaatgagcactgtacactttattctgtgtgaaatcaatatatttgaaaatgtataatacatccaaaaatatttaaataaatggtattctattaagtATGATTAATCCCAatttttaatcatgcaattattttgtaattgcttgacagccctaattttaattAAATCTTTCAAATGGCAATGGACTATAGATGTAAACTGAATTACATGTCTGTTCTAGTTTTTCATTTTAGCCACACAAAGACAGTTGCTTCAACTGATTTCTACCCATTGCCAGTCTACCTTTAACCCTCATTAACAcattaatgtaattgctattggCATAACAAGCTGTTACTCTGAATTGGCAAACAACTTAAGAATCAAAACATGTCCTTAAAGGTTACCTATAAATCCCTGGCCTATAAAGTCACTAGATGATATCAGTGCAGATTTCAAAATATTGTAATATCAGACTTAATAGAATTCAGAAGCCCTCACCCCTAGGTCTTCAGTTCAAATTCAATCCAGGTCAACAGTGATTAAGTCATTGCCAGCTAGTGGCTGCTTAGTGGCCTCTGAAGTGTTCCGAATCTCACTCTAGTTTCAAAGGGagaggtgtccacatcacaaaaagtCCACAGTGGTTGGCATGCTTCTTGTACATTTCAGCTACAATGTTAAGGACTGACCTACCCACTCCCACCTAGCGTTCATACTTCTAGGTCCGGACTGTGGCACAAGGATGGGATGGCATAGGAAAGTTTGAATCACAAACTCCATGCTATATCTGTCTGAACTAAAACTCAGCAACAGATACCTCCTATCTCCATAATTAAGTAAAAGTGCAGGTAGTAAGTATTTCAACAATCTACCTTCTAATCCAAGTCTGTGAGATCACTGTACCATTTCTCAATTTTGTATAATTGAAAGCAAAACTAACTTTGCTGCTGGCTTGCAATTTATTCATCTGCAACCACCCAGGTTGTACTGCACCTTTAGATAAGATCATTACAACAGCTTCCATGAACAATGACTTATACTATAGAAGTAGTGAGGTGTGACAGGCATTTTAATACGTACCCCATATAGCATCTTGGCCTTTGCCAGTGCATTGCCAAAAGCAAACATGAGCATTTTAGCCCGGAGTTGTTCTGGTCTAAATCGGGCTGGACGAATGTTGGCTGATTCCACAAAGTACAGAGTGTGAGGATGAGGGTAGGGATAACCCTCTCTAAAACCTGGATTACAGGTAaccatgagattaaaaaaaaaaaaattttagtaCAAAAAGTTACTTTCCTTTACTTTCTTCAGTAATTATTAAATGTGTATTAACGCAGACTAGACTTACTGCTGTGAAGAACATGTAAGATACCTATATAGCACTAGCAAATTGGCTAATCTATTATCAACTGTACGTCTAACCTCAGCACATGAAATGTTTAAGGGAATGGGAAAGTTAAAGATTTTAGAACTGTCCACTAGTAAACATTAGCCTGAATGTTTATGTAAGTGCTGCACAACTTTTACCTGTATCATTTCGTTCTTCATATACATTAACTTCCTGAAGATCAATTGTAGGAGAGATTGGGTGGAAGGTCTCTAGAGTGTGGTTTTCAGTAGCCAGAATCTCATCCTTGGAGGCTACTGGCAATAATGGATTAATGGCATTCAAAAGCATTCCATTCATGCCACGCACCTGAAGAAGAGATGATTCTGAAAAAAAAGAGATCATATTGCATGTAAACATTACACTACACAGACTCACTAAATACTCGTACTTAATTTAGAATAAATCTAACATCACATCTATTAGATTTATTCTTCTATTGCTATAATTTTACTGTAACATGTATCCAAAGGAAAAGATGCCCTAGGTTTCATTTGTTAATGTTTAATACTCTATGAAAAAGTGAAGCCATAGGCTGACCCCTGCATAGTTAACCATGAAGTGTCACAATAGTATTACTGCAAGAATCCTGAATTATTTTGCAAGGCACCTCGTTCcctcttcccttccaccccaCCGCCCCCCAAATGAATGTTAAGTAGCAGCCCAACTGGAGACAATGTTTTACACAGAATACAAACATAACACTTCTATTTATCCAGTTCACTAGTTATTGGTCCCATATAAGTGTGGCTTGAAAGATTGTACAGATTTCATGCACATTGTAGTAAACAAATCAGTTCTTTAGAAAACAATGCTCAGATTCCCTTTTCTCATGCACCATTGACTGTCTGTCCTCCCCCCAATGTCTTTCATATTCTCTAAAGAATAGATAGTAAATTCCTGAGGACAAGAGATGAGCCATCTTACCTCAACTATGCCTAATGCACTATTTAAAGCTAAAAGGTTCTGAGACACTTCGTTTCATAGGCGTTAGCTTTATTTTAATTCTCATTCATATCCTTAGCTTTAAAGCTAGTATTTTTCTTTAGTATTCCCTATCAGGATTATAAGTAAAGAGAAAGAGAAGTGTTTTCTACAAAAAAAGAAGGAAGTTACTAACCTCTCTCCCATGTAGCCGCCACTTTGTAGTCTCTAGCCAACATTCTTTTAGAGAGGGAAGGATACTTGCTAGCCATTGTCCTACACAAATGTAACAAGTCTTCCAAGAGTACAGGGCTTTAGAATGAGACAAGAATTAGTAGGATAGGATACAAAATGACTTTGAAAGTTATAGGTGTACAGAATGTATGATGTAGTCCAGTACATGAATACAGTAAGCCATAAAACGGTATGAAATATGTAACATTTCCAAATGGTTAATGCAGATTTGTTTAATTCTTAAATCCATCTGGCATACCAATCATGTTCCAACTTGGCAGTGATAATGTTTACTTTCAATTATTAAAACAATTGACATCTGTATTAGCTGGGATATGATCTAAACTAGAATTAAGTTTGTACAAACCCACAGACTGTTACACACTTTGACATAAGATGAAAACAAGTTTTGAATATACACACAAGAAGAACTGTAAACAAGTGAGGGCTGGCAATCAGATACAAACTGAATTCACCTCAGTAACATTAAACAGTAAATCTAATGTTCTGTGGGTAAAatatatatctttaaaaaaaacaaactcataCTGATTTAAAAAACTGGTTGTTTGAAGCAGAGCTTCCCTGAAAAGGCTGCAGTGTAAATAAAGATTTCTTTAACTCACAGACTTTAAACTTTTGATGACTTACCAATAATACTCTCTCTTGGGAATAAGTTCAGTGGTATTCCAGACACGTGCATGAGAAATTGCATTTTGTACTCTCTCGTCCTGATTCTCTAGTTGGTTGGCTGGTTCATCAATAATATTAAGTACTTTTGGAGGTAAGCCTTCCATTAATTTTGTCTTTGTTAGCCAGAGTGCTTGCCTTACTCCTTAGAGTCaaatcaaaatatatttattGAGGATATTCAGCAGTGTTAACTATGCCATAAATGGGTTAATATAAAAATGCTCTTTTACCTATTGAATCTTAAGCATTTATGCTACCACTAATATAGAATACTTCTCAGCATGACCAAGTTATCAGGAACATTAATTTTATGTAGTCCGACCACTTTCATTTATGTACTGTTTTACAACACTGAAATAAGTGTGCATGCCTCATTAGCACCACATAAGTTACACTATACAATAATTTTATTGAAAGATTAGTTTATAAGTGTTTTTCCCTACTCATTTTTTAATTATAGTACATTGGCTTATGAATTACAAGGAAATAAGATATGAGAGACTACATATAGCATATGTATACTTTGCATGTTATACTTCATGTTACATGTAAATGGGATCTTGCATTCTGCTGCATGCATAGTTAAATTAAGTACTGGTATCCATACCAAAAGGAAAGAGAGCCTGTACCCCTTGCCAAAGTTTCTTAGCTTTCAGTTTAAATTATCATAGTAGCTGGAGCCCCAACAAAAATCAGAGCCCTACTGTGCACAGCCCTATACCTTCAGGTGATATACTTCCCTTACAACCTAATCCTGTATTTTTGTTGGTCCACCCTCCTGAGAAAGTAGGTGCTAGCCTACTGTGCACACCACTATTGTTGTAAACAAGTGAGCGGGGCTCGTTCCCCACCACGAGTCAGGTTACAGCCACTCCAACCAACGCAAAATGCCTTCTTGATATGAGCCGTTTTAGGCAGCCGCCACCTGAgttataggtagggccctaccaaattaacagtccattttggttaatttcatggtcatagggtTTCAAAAATCacaaatgtcatgatttcagctatttcaaTCTGCCATTTCACAgttttgtaattgtaggggtagtgacccaaaaaggagttctGGGGAAGGAGAGTTTGCAAAGTTTTTGGAGAaagggttgtggtactgctacccttacttctgcactgctggggtggtgctgccttcagagctgggcagttggagagcggcagctgtttgctgggagcccagctctgaaagcagaacGGCTGtcagtagcagtgcagaagtaaggatggaatggcatagtatggtattcCCACCCTTAGTTGTACTCTGCTGCTGGTGCGgtcctgccttcagagctgggcgcctggccatcagccgccgctctccagccactcagtgcagaagtaagggtgccaaTACAAACAAACTTGTGatctccctgcaactcccttttgggtcaggacccccaatttgagaaatggtCTCCCCTCTGAAATCtgcatagggtaaaagcacacaaaattcCAGATTTCAGCCTGTGATGAGTTTTTCCATGGTcctgaatttggtaaggccctaatTATGAGCTAGGTCTGGCAGCTAGTTGTTGCATATTATTGTGGTTGCCCCTTAACTGCTACTCCAGCTCTCTCAGGCACGTCCCTCTACACCCCTCCTCCCAGTCTAAGGCATTTATATGACCCCATCATTTTTATCGTCCGAGCACCTCACAACCTTATGTATTTAGACTagcggggttgggggcagggcagcagctgttATCCCCAGCTACAGGTGGGGCAGTGAGGCACAGAGCCGCAGTAACTTGCCCAGGGTGACCTAGGAAAGCACTGCCAGCTCAGAGAACCGACCCTGGCTCTCCCGAGGCTGGTGCCCTAACGAGGGGGCCGCGTTTTCCAacaccctgctgcctccccaggcagggcagggctgggcgctCCTGCCCCCGTCCCCCGGTTCCCCCGGCGCCCTCAGCAGCTCTGCCCCGCGCCCGCTACCTTCCAGCATCTTGGCTCGCTGGTGGCACACGTAGCAGACCCGCTCCTTGTAGAGGGGCATCTCCTCGTAGCGCGGCCCCGGGGAGCGGCGGGGGTCGTGccagccacgctcccagcgcggGTGGCGGGGCCGGGCCAGCCAGGGCACGAAGTGCTGCTTGCCCGCGTAGGTGACCTGCTCCAGCCCGGGGATCTGCTCCTGCACCGGCCGCTTGTCCTGCCAGCTGCGGGGCAGGGGGGCCCCCGGGGGCGGCCCGCGGGTGGTCCAGGGCGTGCGGGGCAGCGGCCCGCGGGCGGCCTGCACAGTCTTGCCGCGGTGCGGCCCACGTGGGCCCCACGCCCTCAGCGCCCCGGCCGCTGGCCTCACGGGCCACCGTAACGCCGCCATGCTCGGCTCCCGTCAGAGACTCCGGCCCTGGCCCTCCTCGGCCCAGCCACCCGCAAGAGTCACCGGCTGGGGGCCGCCATTTTCCCTAGCGCGGGGCATGCTGGGTACGCAGCGCGTATCCCGGTGACTGACGGCACCGCCAGCCAATGACGCCTGGGTGAGCTCTGTCTGTTCCCGCCCTCTCGGCAGAAGGGGGCGCGAAGGGCGTCGGCGAGGGCACGCGGCCGCTGGTAGGTCGCGAGCCGGAGGATGGCTCGGGGCAGGGCAAggagccccacccctcccccagcccagcagggcccTTGGCCTCCAGGCGCCCCACGGCACCGGCCACAGCTGCGGCTCGTGGGCACCTGGTGCgcggggggctgggcagaggcgCCCCACGCCCTGCGCTGCCCACCCCACGCGGGCTATAGAGAGTCGTAACCGGGGGGAGGGCGCCGGGCCCCGCTCCGCCAGTCGGATTGATTGACAACGTCCTAATGGCGGGAACCGGGacgccctgccccaaggcctcgCCCTCCGCTCGCTCCGGCCCCATCGCTCGCTCTCACCGGGCAAGGGCGTGCGGGCTTCGGCTGGTGACGCAGGCTCTGGGGCGttgctggggatttggggggcagggggctctgggttggggtgagagctccggctggggccagggatgaggggattggggtgcgggaggggggccAGGCGGGGACCGAGGTGgttggggtgcgggtgggggccaggctgggaccgaaggggttgtgggggttggggtgcgggagggggtccaGGCGGGGACTGAGGGTCCAAGCTGGGACCGAggggtggggttcaggagggctcggggtggggttcaggagggctcagggctggggcagggatttgggggcagggtgcaggcttcaggagggagtttgggtggggggagggggctcagggctggggcagggggttgggtgtgggagcaTTTTGGTGTGTAGGCTCTGgcggggtggcgcttacctcaggcggctcccagaaGTGACCTGCAtgcctgcaggtgccgcccccacagctcctgtcagccccagctcctggccaatggccacccctgcacctcctAGGAGCCAGACATACCGGCCACTTTCGGGAGCCATGAGAGGCaagacaggcaggcagggagactaCATTAGCCATGCTGCCGGACTTTTAGTGgcttggtcagcagtgctgacgggagccaccaaggtccctttttgactggatgttctggtcaaaaactgaaCACGGCAGCCCTAGCTAGGGGGCCCGTTTCCAAGCCTGTCTCTGCCGTGGCACATGCTGGACCTGTCCATCCATGAATGCAGAGCTTCTCCCCtaatcccatgactccaggatctggggCTTCAAGAGAGCTGCCCTGCAATCTGCCCTGACTCTGGGTCCCACCAACTGGGATgattagctaccacctctcgtaGCTACAGGGAGCAGCAGGCtcccagtctcgcctttgcctgGTAGCATGATGGGGTTGCATGGCTGAGCTGGACTGCAGGGGGGAGATGGATTTATCCTATTACAGCCGTACCCAAATCACAGAACTGAGAGGCATATTGAATGCCCTCCCCAAACACTGCTCCTGTGTTACTTGTACGGGCCCCTTTCGCCTACTCTCCATTTGTCCAGATTGGAAACTCACCAAAACAGAGACCTGCCTTCCCTGATGTCCTAGGCTTTTTCCCAGCAGAAAGATAGGGGTATAGTACCTGCCCCAAGGAACATACTATCTTTGGGTGAAAGAAGAATATTCCTTGGGTGGAAGGTAGCACGGTCTTGAGTACAATGCTAGGAGTCAGCTCTCATGAGTGGTAGGCCCTGTGCTAACAACTGATATTCATCTTTGGCCTTGGTCAGGTCACAAAAGCTAATTTTTTAATGGCCACTTATTTTGAGATAACAGACACTTAGGCCCTAACTGTCAGACATGCTGAGCACCCatgactcctattgactttgCTATGGATGCTCAGCATGTTGCTCCCTGTGGCTAGACTGCTAAAGTCAGTGGCCACTTTTCAAAATGTTGGCCCTAGTGTTCCATTTCTCCCtcagtaaaatgagaataataataatatgtttGTCACAAGTGTGAAGATAAGTTTTAATGCTGATAAAGCACCTTGGAAATGAAAATGGCTATAGGCGTTAAGTATTCTTCAACACTGCCATTTGTGGTTTTATAATTTTCCTCATTTTTGAATGATACGGcattaataatacctagctcttatctagTACTCTTCATCAGTATATGCCAAAGCATTGAGAATAATATCAAGTTTAGCAGTGCATTAAAAAGTTGTGATGTTCCACAGAGGTTAGTTTTGGGACTTCTTTTGATAGGACATGATCTAGGACTGTCTGATATAAGGATCTTTGGATGGGGGGGGGTTAAAGATAATTCTACCAGTGCTTGCTGTCACCTACTTATTCGATCTCTAACCCTGTAGCAACTCTCTTGCTCTCCAAAATGGCCCTTCACTTGACTGATTTCACTAAACACTGCTCCCTGTCAAGTTCCTCTCTCTGACCACCACCTGTATTTCTCCAGCATCGCTTATCTTCCAGAAGTTGAACCTCTCTATTAAAAGCGGGGGCAGGTGCAGGCCACATTTTAGAATGCTACTTTGTATGTTGAGTACAGTAATAAAGATGTATTGAAGGAGGGGATTTAGAGAAAGATGCAAGATAAGATGGGACCAGAGCACACCATGTATTCATCTTTAATGTAGGGGTGTGGCCCACAGAGATGATAAATCCTAGGTCACAATGCTCCTTTTTGGTCACTGAAGCTGAgtctaggatttaaaaaatatagcAATTTATATGAATACTGAGAACATCCATAGTTAAATTATTTTTCCTGTCTAATGTATACGCAATTCTAATGTATACGCAGATACTTATTCTGCTGGGCATAAACCGCTCACCAAACTGTTATTgggtttcttacaccttcctccgcatcatctggtattggccacagtcactgacaggatactggactttGTGGGCATTGGTCATATGCAGTATAACAATTCTATATTAAAGCAGAGGATTGCAGCCACTCAAATGAAGATGCAGCGTTGCTTGTATCAAGTTAACCACTATATATTCAGCTAGATAAAGTTTGGATGCCTCCTTAATTAAATCTTCAACATATTGAGATGGATGTCTCTAAAGCAGCAGATAGCTAGCACCAGATTCATGTGTGCCTCTTTCTTAAAACATGTAGCCCTGTGAATGATGCTTGGGTTGTGTTTTGTAGGTAATGAGTGAAAGTGAGGATGACTGGCTCTCTCTTATGCCCACTGAACCCTTGCAATCTCAGTGCTGTGGCAGTGGCTGCAAACCGTGTGTCTATGATGTGTATCAGAAGGAGCTAGCCCAGTGGGAAGAAGCCAAAGCAAAGAAAGACAGAAGCCTCCTGACCAAACAGAAGGAGGAGGTAGGGACTTTAAAGGCCTTCATAGCATCCAATCAGTCAGTACTTTTATCACATTTGTGTTTGTAAGCATTTAATAGCTGTGTAGCTGAGGGTGGGGTGATCCATAGTGGTCTTTTATTAGAAGAATTTAGACCTCCCCCATAATACCTGCTGTAATGGAAATTCCCATACTCTCTGGATTTCATTATGTACCTCATTCAAGTGCAATTCCTGGTGCCACTACAGCAAGCTCACATCACCTGAAGGTGATAAAATAAGGATAAAGCTTGTtggtgcaggagacagaactttcttcaGGGCCAGTCTGAGACTCGAATGAAGTCACCCAGAAAATTAAGGGCTATCATAAACTTCACCACCCTCCGGTCCcagtgcaaggtgcatttctttgatcTTTCTGTCCCTAACATAAATACATAGCAAcatgtatattaaaaaaagtccttgaaaatcccaccaaaacaagacactttCCTGCACATACATCTTTCTCTGTTGAGAGAACGAGAGAACAAGTACATGATAGGtgttactaacattcttaatgcactactgaaagtattcagatattacagtgatacGCCCTGTGTAGAATAGAATAGGTGGTGATTCCACAGCTTAAGGCAACAAGTTTTTAGGGGAAAAAGCAGAGATGAGAGTGTCAGCATCTCTTCTGCTAGCGTTCACTGTTCCCCTTAGACAACTTTTATTTTGCCTTCATTTTCAGGGTCATATATTGaagataaaaaataaacatttgacACAGCAGTAAATTATTTGCCTCTTCAAAACATAGTTATTCCTGTCAAATGCCCTTCATATAAATCCAACCATGCTAGTAAAGCTGGATGTTTCTACTAACataatcagcagtgaaataattaacagtgttgttttttaaaatggtcaTCATTAGAGTTCAGTGTTACATCCCCATTAGGGTGTTAAGCTCTCTTAGAGCCGTTTCTACACACTCAGGAAGACAGCATTGCACTGAGTCATGTTTAGAAGGTTTTCTTCGTGGTCATAGGATCtggaatctattttttttttaaatgacatcttagattttgaaaaaaaacactGCAAAAACAAACCAGCAGAGAGACCCCTAGAGTTTTCAAGGCACATTTTTCTGGGGTCCTAagtttcacaagcactaaatccACAcataagtttttttaaaaaaataaaagtgaaataaaGGATGCCATCTACCCCAGTAATTACTTATTGTTGTTCTTACAGAGTAGTAATTCAGAATTAAATCCAGATACATTTACTGCTTTCAAGATAAGCTCTGTGGAACAGCTGACAGAGGACACCTACCAGTATAAATTTGAGCTGCCAGGAAATAACAGCCTGGGATTGAGTTTAGGACAACATATTGTGTTAAGGTACTGTACTTGTCTCCAGTTAAACGGGCTACATTATGTGACTTAATATGCAGTTTGTCAATATACAAAGATTTCATACCAAGTAAATCATAATTTCTGTGCTTCTGTAATGATACAGTTGAAAGAACTCATGAGTTTAAGTTTGTTAATTTTATGGTGAAAGCCCACTCCATAGCTTCATTTTTTCCCAACATTAGCTTTGTGGTGTTGGTGGAGAAAAGAGAACTAAGTGTGACTAAGAAGAGCAATTaacagaaggaaaaagagaaaaagtaGTTGTTTCAGCACGATTTATATCAATGTGGCGGCATGAAGGCAAACTACTAAATCAGGAGTTCAATGTTAGGCCTGTAACTTGGGGTGGCTAAGCACCATGCAATAATATTGTATCCAAAGTCCATGTGCTTTGTGGGTGGTTGCCAGCGGAGGTCAGGAAAAACATTCCCTCCCCAGGCATAGTATTTGCCAAAAAGGGGCCATGTGGGAGAAGCTGTCATCTGTGCTAGTTTCTCGTGGTGACCACTGTCAGATACAGAAGATGGTCAGACTATAGGCACCATTGATATATATCAGTTATTATTATATGTTTACTGGATGCTGTAAAGTGAAAAACAGCCCCTagcccaaacagcttacaattcAAATTTACCAATATGGCATTTCCTCACGATACTGCACATTCATCTGCTCCACACAAAACATCTGTTACTCTCCTTTGCCTGATTTGTCTGAGGAAGCTGCATGTGCAACATAGCTGGTGCCATTGCCTAGAGAATCAGAGGAATACTAAAGAGTGTCGTAAAGGGTCTGCAGAGAAATCTGAGGTTATTTCACTCCCTGGATCTTTAGCTAATTGAGGGAACATCTGTCTCAGCAAAGGCTGCCCCTTGGGGAGGAAAGACTGCTGTGTGTTTCAGACACTAGCCTTTGCTCATCACTCCAAAGAGTATCAATCAGTGATTCCAGTAATGGTTTCCTGTACCATCTTGTTTTCTTCTCAGAGGGATGGTGAATGGTTTGGAGGTTCAAAGAGCTTATACTCCAGTTAGCCCTGTAAACGCTGAAGGATACTTTGAAGTTTTAATAAAAGTAAGTAGTCTATATTAGTTAGATAAGATTGTAAACAACTTGGGACTGTGTTTTTCTTCCATTGAATGTACAGAACTCCCTCTGTTAATATTTAGCAAACGAGAATTATAATTAGGAGTATGTGTCATGGAGCATTTTTGTAATTATTTAGGGGCAATTGTGCTTTGCTGATAAGAGTGGTCATTTCACGTACACAAAA
Above is a genomic segment from Mauremys reevesii isolate NIE-2019 linkage group 8, ASM1616193v1, whole genome shotgun sequence containing:
- the MRPL37 gene encoding 39S ribosomal protein L37, mitochondrial encodes the protein MAALRWPVRPAAGALRAWGPRGPHRGKTVQAARGPLPRTPWTTRGPPPGAPLPRSWQDKRPVQEQIPGLEQVTYAGKQHFVPWLARPRHPRWERGWHDPRRSPGPRYEEMPLYKERVCYVCHQRAKMLEGVRQALWLTKTKLMEGLPPKVLNIIDEPANQLENQDERVQNAISHARVWNTTELIPKREYYCPVLLEDLLHLCRTMASKYPSLSKRMLARDYKVAATWERESSLLQVRGMNGMLLNAINPLLPVASKDEILATENHTLETFHPISPTIDLQEVNVYEERNDTGFREGYPYPHPHTLYFVESANIRPARFRPEQLRAKMLMFAFGNALAKAKMLYGDDPKVLEHPVVVQSIGTEGRIFQFMVFQLNTTDLASSDGVKNLVWIDSDQYMYDYIRYLPGIRKKVVKFPAGIYGYRPETFQKFLALYLHGAVQDSTQTKIL
- the LOC120370843 gene encoding NADH-cytochrome b5 reductase-like isoform X3 translates to MSESEDDWLSLMPTEPLQSQCCGSGCKPCVYDVYQKELAQWEEAKAKKDRSLLTKQKEESSNSELNPDTFTAFKISSVEQLTEDTYQYKFELPGNNSLGLSLGQHIVLRGMVNGLEVQRAYTPVSPVNAEGYFEVLIKCYKAGLMSQYIKSWIEGDTVFWRGPFGGFPYSPNQYGELLMLASGTGIAPMLPILQYITENEDDETFITLVGCFRTFENIYLKPLLQDQSRYWNVRTCYVLSQAS